The Prevotella sp. E9-3 genome has a window encoding:
- a CDS encoding DNA alkylation repair protein, whose amino-acid sequence MDKDIHKEVQEIKRSFRLIMDGVMASSMRSKGLQYKLNWGATLPRLREMASQIGPNYSLAIELWKEDVRECKILATMLMPPKEMLPEVVDIWMEQTTTLEIAEQAAFNLYQYLDYASIKAYQWLSSPDVLTQVCGYHVISRLFMRKYEPNERDINEFIDQALVALMSSEPPLQKAAMQSVIRFSQLGLVYKRIAQSALSRIGLDFLS is encoded by the coding sequence ATGGATAAAGATATACACAAGGAAGTACAAGAAATTAAGCGTTCGTTTCGGCTGATTATGGATGGGGTTATGGCCTCATCTATGCGTAGTAAAGGTTTGCAATATAAATTAAATTGGGGTGCAACCCTTCCGCGATTGCGTGAGATGGCCAGTCAGATCGGTCCGAATTATTCACTGGCTATTGAGTTGTGGAAAGAAGATGTCCGTGAGTGTAAAATTTTGGCAACGATGCTGATGCCGCCAAAAGAAATGCTTCCGGAGGTAGTTGATATTTGGATGGAGCAGACAACTACGCTTGAAATAGCCGAACAGGCTGCATTTAATCTTTATCAGTATCTTGATTATGCTTCCATAAAAGCATATCAGTGGCTGTCGTCTCCTGACGTCTTAACTCAAGTATGTGGCTATCATGTGATTTCTCGCTTGTTTATGAGAAAATACGAGCCTAACGAACGTGATATTAACGAGTTTATAGATCAAGCTCTTGTCGCTTTGATGTCTTCTGAACCACCACTTCAAAAAGCCGCTATGCAAAGTGTTATTCGCTTTTCTCAATTAGGTCTTGTGTATAAGCGTATAGCGCAATCAGCATTGTCAAGAATAGGGCTCGATTTTCTGTCTTGA